A window from Dama dama isolate Ldn47 chromosome 11, ASM3311817v1, whole genome shotgun sequence encodes these proteins:
- the IL36A gene encoding interleukin-36 alpha: MPPFSRPLALALLSSLGSGFRPECRYRCFCWKVGYVQEGEQEREQVLSRIHPVLVDIQDVNHLVWVLQGQTLTAVPRKDQMDPVTVTLISCKYTETLEKGRGNPVYLGLKEPELCLFCTKVKGQPVLQLQEQNIMDLYHQTEPVKPFLFYHDQKGRASSFESVAFPGWFIGSCSNGSCPVIITQELGKIYTTDFGFTVLQA, translated from the exons ATGCCTCCTTTTTCACG ACCTCTGGCCTTGGCCCTGCTGTCGTCTTTAGGCTCTGGGTTTAGGCCTGAATGCAGGTACCGCTGCTTCTGCTGGAAGGTAGGCTACGTCCAAGAAGGTGAACAGGAGAGGGAGCAAG TATTATCCAGGATACACCCAGTTCTGGTGGATATTCAGGATGTCAACCATCTGGTATGGGTCCTTCAAGGCCAGACCCTCACAGCTGTCCCCAGGAAGGACCAGATGGATCCAG TCACTGTTACCTTAATCTCATGCAAGTACACAGAGACTCTTGAGAAGGGCAGGGGGAATCCTGTTTACTTGGGACTGAAGGAGCCAGAGCTTTGCCTATTCTGCACGAAGGTCAAGGGGCAGCCTGTGCTGCAGCTTCAG GAACAGAACATAATGGATCTGTACCACCAAACTGAGCCTGTGAAGCCTTTTCTCTTCTACCATGACCAGAAAGGCAGGGCCTCCAGCTTTGAGTCTGTGGCCTTCCCTGGCTGGTTCATTGGCTCCTGCTCCAATGGAAGTTGTCCTGTGATTATCACCCAAGAACTGGGGAAAATCTACACTACTGACTTTGGGTTCACAGTACTCCAGGCTTAA